A single Bufo bufo chromosome 6, aBufBuf1.1, whole genome shotgun sequence DNA region contains:
- the TMEM52B gene encoding transmembrane protein 52B: MRRHIFLSVAIGLILVSTGDCEVDCENSKHCPKTEWMSQWYIWLVVTAGVLMLMLGVTCACLRCWYLRQQQQCPERAGEQPCEVTVIAIDHDSTIQSTLTSLQSVLGPAARRIFAVSHSHGPPPQFHSTGPETPPCYEEALRMSRFTVAQSTHKLPSLASVPEERNEIPIP; this comes from the exons ATGAGAAGACACATATTTCTATCTGTAGCCATAGGACTCATCCTG GTGTCCACGGGAGATTGTGAGGTGGACTGTGAAAACTCAAAACA CTGCCCCAAGACAGAATGGATGAGCCAGTGGTACATATG GCTTGTGGTTACTGCGGGAGTATTGATGCTAATGTTGGGAGTCACCTGTGCCTGTCTACGTTGCTGGTACCTCCGACAACAACAGCAGTGCCCAGAGAGGGCAGGAGAGCAGCCTTGTGAAGTCACAGTCATCGCCATCGACCATGACAGTACCATCCAAAGTACTCTGACCT CTCTTCAGTCAGTGCTTGGCCCGGCTGCACGGAGGATATTCGCTGTGTCTCACTCCCATGGTCCTCCACCTCAGTTCCATTCTACTGGACCGGAGACCCCACCATGTTACGAGGAGGCCCTGCGCATGAGTAGATTCACTGTCGCCCAGAGCACTCACAAACTTCCCTCTCTTGCCTCAGTTCCAGAAGAAAGGAATGAAATCCCTATACCATAG